From Sporosarcina sp. Marseille-Q4943, the proteins below share one genomic window:
- the miaA gene encoding tRNA (adenosine(37)-N6)-dimethylallyltransferase MiaA — protein MNQSDKVIAIVGPTASGKTALSIELAKRLDGEIINGDAMQVYKGLNIGTAKITEEEKEGIPHHLFDIKEPTESFSVAEYQSTVRNCIEEIRSRGKQPIIVGGTGLYIQSVLFDFRFTEEAGDEKVRAALEKELESEGGAERLYKRLHKLDPASADKIHPNNHRRLIRALEIIEVTGKTKNEHEQGAGEAPLYDHLIVGLKLDREVLYERIDVRVDQMMEDGLLEEARGLWEKGVRNVQSVQAIGYKELYQYFEGAISLDEAVELIKKNTRHYAKRQMTYFRNKVKISWFDAIVDKGKIVDGILSILKGFEEAESNK, from the coding sequence ATGAATCAATCAGATAAAGTCATCGCAATCGTCGGACCGACTGCATCAGGTAAAACTGCGCTAAGCATCGAGCTTGCCAAAAGGCTTGATGGGGAAATTATCAATGGTGATGCGATGCAAGTGTATAAAGGATTAAATATCGGCACAGCGAAAATAACAGAAGAAGAAAAGGAAGGAATTCCCCACCATCTCTTCGACATCAAGGAACCGACCGAGTCGTTTTCTGTAGCGGAATACCAGTCGACTGTGCGTAACTGTATCGAAGAGATTCGGAGCCGAGGCAAACAGCCGATCATTGTCGGCGGTACGGGCTTGTATATCCAGTCGGTCCTTTTCGATTTCAGATTTACCGAAGAGGCGGGGGATGAAAAAGTCAGAGCTGCGTTGGAAAAAGAACTTGAGTCGGAAGGCGGCGCTGAGCGTCTGTACAAGCGACTACATAAACTGGATCCTGCAAGTGCAGATAAAATTCATCCTAATAACCACCGCCGTTTGATACGTGCGCTTGAAATCATCGAAGTGACTGGCAAAACGAAGAATGAGCATGAACAAGGGGCTGGTGAGGCGCCATTATATGATCATTTAATCGTCGGTCTTAAACTCGACAGGGAAGTTCTCTACGAGCGAATCGATGTAAGGGTCGATCAAATGATGGAGGATGGACTGCTGGAAGAGGCGAGAGGTTTGTGGGAAAAGGGCGTCCGAAATGTCCAATCGGTCCAGGCGATTGGATATAAGGAGCTTTATCAATATTTTGAAGGTGCCATCTCATTGGATGAAGCAGTAGAGCTAATCAAGAAAAATACTCGTCATTATGCGAAGCGCCAAATGACGTATTTTCGAAACAAAGTGAAAATCTCTTGGTTTGATGCAATTGTAGACAAAGGAAAGATTGTAGATGGAATTTTATCGATTTTGAAGGGTTTTGAAGAGGCGGAATCGAATAAGTAA
- a CDS encoding trimeric intracellular cation channel family protein, whose product MAWEVFSFIGTAAFAISGALVAQEEKYDIFGVYILGMVTAFGGGALRNVLLGLPSSVLWSQDFLFIVASVLITFIFFFSKAIISHWNRWGTYFDAIGLAAFAIQGAMLAVNMNMSLYAVMVAAVLTGAGGGVIRDLLAGRRPLIFKKDIYAIWAAGAGFFVGVGLYDYDWALYALLVIVAALRILSFLYHWELPRSD is encoded by the coding sequence ATGGCTTGGGAAGTTTTCAGTTTTATCGGTACGGCGGCTTTCGCCATTTCCGGAGCGTTAGTTGCACAGGAAGAGAAATATGATATTTTCGGAGTATATATATTAGGGATGGTGACGGCGTTCGGCGGAGGTGCCTTACGAAATGTTCTCCTTGGACTGCCTTCATCCGTTTTATGGAGCCAAGATTTCCTTTTCATCGTCGCTTCGGTATTAATAACATTCATCTTCTTTTTTTCCAAAGCGATCATCAGCCATTGGAATCGATGGGGTACGTACTTTGACGCCATTGGATTGGCGGCATTTGCCATTCAAGGGGCGATGCTTGCAGTCAATATGAATATGTCGCTTTACGCAGTAATGGTTGCCGCTGTATTGACAGGTGCAGGCGGCGGAGTGATCCGGGATCTACTCGCTGGCAGACGCCCCCTCATTTTTAAAAAGGATATTTATGCAATTTGGGCGGCAGGTGCAGGTTTCTTTGTTGGAGTCGGTCTCTACGACTACGATTGGGCGCTATACGCACTGCTCGTTATCGTCGCAGCCCTGCGAATCTTATCCTTTCTTTATCACTGGGAGTTGCCTCGCAGTGATTGA
- a CDS encoding alpha/beta hydrolase, with product MSDGFSIHTVYAQPPERPIAYIHLLHGMGEHIGRYEEFITFLTSEGFAVSGHNHRGHGRTADLNGKLGDFGDTVGFDRIVEDAHEIIGFYRQKFQVPSVILFGHSMGSFVARRYAQRFGSELDKLICSGTAGDPGFGRSIGQALAHMKGKATKFDEPDYFLNKLVFGGFNKIVGTPKTPFDWLSRDMETVEKFINDPLCGFVPTTRFFNDLFDGLAKINDLDNIRQVPSGLPILLLSGLDDPVGNKGKGVWHAARQFTDAGIENITVMLYEGGRHEMLNEVNREQVFIFIKDWIKIE from the coding sequence ATGTCAGATGGTTTTTCCATCCATACTGTTTATGCGCAACCTCCAGAACGTCCTATCGCCTATATTCATCTTCTCCATGGAATGGGGGAGCATATCGGTCGATACGAAGAGTTCATAACATTTCTCACAAGCGAAGGTTTTGCAGTATCCGGCCATAATCATCGCGGCCATGGCCGGACAGCCGATTTAAATGGGAAATTAGGAGATTTTGGCGATACGGTCGGATTTGATCGGATCGTTGAAGACGCTCATGAAATCATCGGCTTTTACCGGCAAAAATTCCAAGTACCCAGTGTGATCCTTTTCGGGCATAGTATGGGTTCATTTGTAGCAAGGAGATACGCTCAAAGGTTCGGAAGTGAACTCGATAAGCTTATTTGTTCAGGAACCGCTGGCGACCCTGGTTTTGGCCGAAGTATAGGACAAGCTTTGGCTCATATGAAAGGCAAGGCAACGAAATTCGACGAACCCGACTACTTCTTGAACAAGTTGGTGTTCGGCGGTTTCAATAAAATAGTAGGAACTCCAAAAACACCTTTTGATTGGCTATCGAGAGACATGGAAACGGTGGAAAAATTCATTAATGACCCGTTATGCGGTTTCGTGCCGACAACCCGCTTTTTCAACGATCTTTTCGACGGGCTTGCGAAAATCAATGATCTGGACAACATCCGACAAGTCCCTAGCGGATTGCCGATCCTTCTCCTCTCAGGACTAGATGACCCTGTTGGCAATAAAGGCAAAGGCGTCTGGCACGCTGCTCGGCAATTTACCGATGCCGGAATCGAGAATATAACAGTCATGTTATACGAAGGCGGTCGCCATGAAATGTTGAATGAAGTGAATAGGGAACAAGTATTTATTTTTATAAAGGATTGGATAAAAATAGAATGA
- a CDS encoding glycerol-3-phosphate dehydrogenase/oxidase produces the protein MLSSIIRPKVKQFMRDYQFDLLVIGGGITGAGIALDAVTRGLSVALIDMQDFAAGTSSRSTKLIHGGLRYLKQMELKIVSETGRERDIVYRNALHVTEPERMLLPFHKGGSFGKLTTSAGLFVYDKLAGVKKGERREMLSAEETLAMEPLVREEGLLGGGHYVEYRTDDARLTIEILKKAAQKGALCLNYMKAEQFTYHDGKVAGVTARDMLTGEVMDISASVVVNATGPWVDEMREKDELSNDKRLRLTKGTHIVIDKAIFPLRQAIYFDSPDGRMIFAIPRGNKAYIGTTDTFFDGDRANPIANEEDIAYLLDALHYMFPSVKAGRNDVESTWAGVRPLIYEEGKDPSEISRKDEIWEAGTGLITIAGGKLTGYRKMAETVVDHVVNRIPTTSFGPCVTEHLPLSGGDFESEEQFAIFIESKSNEAELYGLTKEEGRTLASLYGTNVDQVFNYVSAVSTEEKVLPAMWKAEILYAIHYEMAMTPSDFFIRRKGDLFFNIAYAKLYKEAATDYMGAILSYSEETKERHLAELEQHIKEAEGKVGERV, from the coding sequence ATGTTATCATCGATCATAAGACCGAAAGTGAAACAGTTCATGCGCGACTATCAGTTTGACCTGCTCGTCATCGGAGGAGGTATAACCGGTGCCGGCATTGCTCTGGACGCGGTGACGAGGGGATTATCCGTCGCACTGATCGACATGCAGGATTTTGCTGCGGGTACTTCCAGCCGATCGACGAAGCTCATCCATGGAGGCTTGCGGTATTTGAAACAGATGGAATTGAAAATCGTTTCGGAAACCGGCAGGGAAAGGGATATCGTCTATCGCAATGCCTTGCACGTGACGGAGCCCGAGCGTATGCTTCTTCCTTTCCATAAAGGCGGCTCATTCGGAAAGCTGACGACTTCTGCTGGATTATTCGTCTATGATAAATTGGCGGGCGTAAAAAAGGGCGAGCGCCGTGAAATGCTGTCAGCCGAAGAGACGCTAGCAATGGAGCCATTAGTGCGGGAAGAAGGCTTGCTTGGCGGCGGACATTATGTGGAATACCGTACAGACGATGCACGGCTGACGATTGAAATATTGAAAAAAGCTGCCCAAAAAGGTGCGCTTTGCCTTAACTACATGAAAGCCGAGCAATTTACCTATCATGACGGAAAAGTGGCGGGTGTCACTGCCCGGGATATGCTCACCGGAGAAGTGATGGACATAAGCGCCTCCGTAGTCGTTAATGCAACAGGCCCTTGGGTGGATGAAATGCGGGAAAAGGACGAATTGTCTAATGACAAACGGTTGCGATTGACAAAAGGAACCCATATTGTTATAGATAAGGCGATTTTTCCTTTGCGTCAAGCGATCTATTTTGATTCGCCTGACGGAAGGATGATTTTTGCCATTCCGAGAGGCAATAAAGCGTATATCGGTACGACAGATACCTTTTTTGATGGTGATCGGGCCAATCCGATTGCAAACGAAGAAGACATCGCTTATCTTCTTGATGCACTCCATTATATGTTCCCTTCAGTGAAAGCGGGCCGCAACGATGTCGAATCGACTTGGGCGGGTGTACGGCCGCTAATTTACGAAGAAGGGAAGGATCCATCCGAAATTTCACGGAAAGATGAAATTTGGGAAGCGGGTACAGGATTGATCACCATTGCAGGAGGCAAATTGACTGGCTACCGTAAAATGGCTGAAACCGTCGTGGACCACGTCGTAAATCGAATTCCGACAACATCGTTTGGTCCATGCGTAACGGAGCATCTCCCATTGTCTGGCGGAGACTTTGAGAGTGAAGAACAGTTCGCCATTTTCATTGAAAGCAAATCGAATGAAGCCGAATTGTATGGACTTACAAAGGAAGAAGGAAGGACGCTTGCTTCCTTGTACGGAACGAATGTCGACCAGGTCTTTAACTATGTCAGTGCTGTTTCAACAGAGGAGAAAGTTTTGCCGGCCATGTGGAAAGCGGAAATCCTTTATGCGATTCACTACGAAATGGCGATGACGCCTTCAGACTTTTTCATAAGAAGGAAAGGTGATCTCTTCTTTAACATTGCGTATGCCAAACTGTATAAAGAGGCGGCAACGGACTATATGGGAGCCATCCTTTCCTATTCCGAAGAAACGAAAGAGCGGCATCTCGCCGAATTGGAGCAACATATTAAAGAAGCTGAAGGAAAGGTTGGTGAGCGTGTGTGA
- the mutL gene encoding DNA mismatch repair endonuclease MutL, which translates to MDIISVMDDSLSNKIAAGEVVERPASIVKELVENSIDAGSTSIEIALEEAGLTSIRVTDNGKGMSRNDAVLAFERHATSKISNEHDLFRIRTLGFRGEALASIASVSKVSLFTSDGETEGTEVQLDGGIVLKQSNAAFRKGTDMTVSQLFYNTPARLKYMKTIQTELGHTIDLVNRLSLSHPHIAFKLSHHSQTLLRTSGSGDRRKVLTDIYGMAVARKMVPFGGENADFKVDGYVTLPEMTRASKNYMTLIVNGRWVKSYAANQAVLDGLHTYLPIGRYPIAVINVETDPFLTDVNVHPAKQHIRLSKEGDLFDLIKSSVREAVKRSIIVPDAVKREPVKRVPSEQVTIWNEFRPAIVWKEREVEKEKLIIEQEEPEIETNQIETKPLQTVYEPVEEESVKTVQPEKIMETQEKQETQEVQETPDPETTETKEKRFPSLVPVGQVHGTYIVAQNEDGFYMIDQHAAQERIKYEFFREKLSRVEEDERQMLLMPLIFHYSGDDMVKIEENREALNEVGVFLEEFGPSSYTVKEYPAWFPPGEASTLIEELIEQVLTTRKIDIGKLREETAIMMSCKRSIKANHHLSIADMERLLNDLSLAENPYTCPHGRPVLIHFSTYEIEKMFKRVM; encoded by the coding sequence ATGGATATCATTTCAGTCATGGATGATTCATTATCCAATAAAATTGCTGCGGGGGAAGTAGTCGAGCGACCGGCTTCGATTGTAAAGGAATTAGTTGAGAACTCGATTGACGCTGGCAGTACATCGATTGAAATAGCGCTTGAAGAAGCCGGGCTCACTTCCATTCGGGTGACCGATAATGGAAAAGGGATGTCACGTAACGATGCGGTCCTAGCGTTTGAGCGCCATGCAACGAGCAAAATATCGAATGAACACGATCTGTTCCGGATTAGGACCCTTGGGTTCAGGGGGGAGGCGCTTGCAAGTATCGCTTCCGTGTCGAAGGTCAGCCTCTTCACGTCGGATGGGGAAACGGAAGGGACGGAAGTGCAGCTAGACGGCGGTATCGTTCTTAAACAATCGAATGCTGCGTTCAGAAAAGGGACTGATATGACAGTTTCACAACTTTTTTATAACACGCCGGCAAGGCTGAAATATATGAAAACGATCCAAACCGAGCTCGGTCATACGATAGATCTCGTCAACCGTCTTTCGCTTAGTCATCCCCATATCGCTTTCAAACTGTCCCATCATAGCCAGACTCTCTTGCGTACGTCAGGCAGCGGGGATCGCCGGAAGGTCCTCACGGATATTTATGGCATGGCAGTCGCACGGAAGATGGTGCCATTCGGAGGAGAGAATGCCGATTTCAAAGTGGATGGATACGTCACTTTGCCTGAGATGACAAGGGCATCCAAAAACTACATGACATTGATCGTCAATGGAAGATGGGTGAAAAGCTATGCTGCGAACCAGGCTGTGCTCGATGGCTTGCACACATATTTGCCGATCGGACGCTACCCGATTGCTGTCATCAACGTTGAAACAGACCCGTTTTTGACGGATGTAAACGTACACCCTGCGAAACAGCATATCCGCCTAAGCAAAGAGGGCGATCTATTCGACCTTATCAAATCATCTGTTCGAGAAGCGGTGAAGCGGTCAATTATCGTACCTGATGCGGTAAAACGGGAGCCTGTCAAAAGAGTCCCTTCCGAGCAAGTGACGATTTGGAATGAATTTCGCCCAGCTATCGTTTGGAAGGAAAGGGAAGTTGAAAAAGAGAAGTTAATAATTGAGCAGGAAGAGCCAGAAATCGAAACGAATCAAATCGAGACGAAACCGTTGCAAACAGTTTACGAACCCGTTGAGGAAGAAAGTGTGAAAACGGTTCAACCTGAAAAGATAATGGAAACGCAGGAAAAGCAGGAAACCCAGGAGGTTCAGGAAACACCTGATCCCGAAACAACTGAAACGAAGGAAAAGAGATTCCCGTCACTCGTGCCAGTCGGCCAAGTCCATGGCACGTACATCGTCGCTCAAAATGAAGATGGATTTTACATGATTGATCAGCATGCTGCCCAAGAGCGGATTAAATATGAATTCTTCAGGGAAAAATTGAGTAGAGTAGAAGAAGATGAAAGGCAAATGTTGCTAATGCCGCTCATCTTCCATTATTCAGGCGACGATATGGTGAAAATTGAGGAGAATCGGGAAGCGTTAAATGAAGTTGGCGTCTTTCTAGAGGAATTCGGCCCTTCCTCCTACACAGTAAAGGAATATCCGGCCTGGTTTCCGCCTGGTGAAGCATCAACTCTTATCGAAGAATTGATAGAACAAGTGCTGACGACGCGGAAAATAGATATTGGGAAGCTACGTGAAGAGACAGCGATCATGATGAGCTGCAAGCGTTCCATTAAAGCGAATCATCATCTATCGATTGCAGATATGGAGAGGCTGCTGAACGATTTATCGCTTGCGGAGAATCCGTATACATGCCCACATGGACGGCCAGTCCTTATCCATTTTTCAACTTATGAAATTGAAAAAATGTTTAAGAGGGTAATGTAG
- the glpK gene encoding glycerol kinase GlpK codes for MGEFILTIDQGTTSTRAILFNRKGEIVHTAQREFRQIFPKPGWVEHNASEIWGSVLSVIASVLTESGHQPEDIDGIGITNQRETTVVWDKHTGQPVYNAIVWQSRQTQHIINELREAGKEESVRQKTGLQLDPYFSGSKVKWILDEVEGVRERAEKGDLLFGTIDSFLIWKLSDGAVHVTDYSNASRTMLFNIHDLQWDKELCEMLDIPMSMLPEVRMSSEIYAHTDPSVFFGASVPIAGAAGDQQCALFGQACFHEGMAKNTYGTGCFMLLNTGEQPVASDNGLLTTIAWGLDGKITYALEGSVFVAGSAIQWLRDGMRMIQKAADSEMYSTRIASTEGVYVVPAFVGLGTPYWDSDARGAIFGLTRGTEKEHFIRATVESLAYQTKDVLLTMEKDASIDIDILRVDGGAVANTFLMQFQSDLLQIEVEQSAYLETTALGAAYLAGLATGFFESCESVEALWAGVRTYSPKMAVEERDALYGGWKKAVEAARAFKH; via the coding sequence ATGGGGGAGTTCATATTAACGATCGACCAAGGAACGACTAGCACGAGGGCAATCCTGTTCAATCGGAAAGGTGAGATTGTCCATACTGCGCAACGGGAATTCAGGCAAATCTTTCCCAAGCCGGGCTGGGTGGAGCACAATGCCAGTGAGATATGGGGTTCTGTCTTATCCGTCATCGCTTCAGTTCTGACGGAAAGTGGACATCAACCGGAGGATATCGATGGGATTGGCATTACAAACCAGAGGGAGACGACAGTTGTCTGGGATAAGCACACTGGACAACCTGTCTATAATGCAATTGTTTGGCAGTCGAGACAGACCCAGCACATTATTAACGAGTTAAGGGAAGCCGGCAAGGAAGAAAGTGTCCGTCAAAAGACCGGTTTGCAGCTCGACCCTTATTTTTCCGGCTCAAAAGTGAAGTGGATCCTCGATGAGGTGGAAGGTGTACGTGAACGGGCGGAAAAAGGGGATCTGCTCTTCGGTACAATCGATTCGTTCCTCATTTGGAAGCTGTCGGATGGAGCGGTTCATGTGACCGATTATTCGAATGCTTCGCGGACAATGCTTTTCAATATCCACGATCTGCAGTGGGATAAAGAGCTATGTGAAATGCTTGATATACCGATGAGCATGCTCCCGGAGGTAAGGATGTCCTCTGAAATCTATGCCCATACAGATCCATCCGTCTTTTTCGGGGCTTCCGTTCCGATTGCCGGCGCCGCGGGCGATCAGCAATGCGCTTTGTTCGGGCAAGCGTGTTTTCACGAAGGCATGGCCAAAAATACGTATGGTACTGGTTGTTTCATGTTGTTGAATACGGGTGAGCAGCCTGTGGCTTCCGATAATGGACTGCTTACAACGATAGCGTGGGGACTGGATGGGAAGATTACATATGCTCTTGAAGGCAGTGTGTTTGTCGCAGGCTCCGCTATCCAATGGCTCAGGGACGGAATGCGCATGATCCAAAAAGCGGCTGATTCGGAAATGTATTCGACACGGATTGCTTCAACGGAAGGTGTTTATGTCGTACCAGCATTCGTCGGTCTCGGGACACCTTATTGGGATTCGGATGCTAGAGGGGCTATATTCGGATTGACTCGAGGAACGGAAAAAGAGCATTTCATCCGGGCGACAGTCGAATCGCTCGCATATCAGACGAAAGATGTGCTCTTAACGATGGAAAAGGACGCAAGTATCGATATCGATATTTTGCGTGTGGATGGAGGCGCTGTAGCAAATACATTCCTCATGCAATTCCAAAGCGACTTGCTACAGATTGAAGTCGAGCAGTCGGCTTATTTAGAGACGACGGCACTCGGGGCGGCATATCTTGCAGGGCTTGCAACGGGCTTTTTCGAATCTTGCGAGTCAGTGGAAGCATTGTGGGCTGGTGTGCGGACATATTCCCCGAAGATGGCAGTGGAAGAGCGAGATGCCTTGTATGGCGGCTGGAAAAAGGCAGTTGAGGCTGCGCGGGCTTTTAAACATTGA
- the mutS gene encoding DNA mismatch repair protein MutS, translated as MTTYTPMIQQYLQVKAEYEDAFLFFRLGDFYELFFNDAIEASNILEITLTSRDGGSTDKIPMCGVPFHSAEGYIETLVRKGHKVAICEQTEDPRVAKGIVKREVVKVVTPGTITEGKSLDANANHFIGAADQLDERRYALAYVDLATGEGKAEIVSGDERTLIGEIEALGMKEIVVRERLHITLNEWMAKRDIVLSMENGDAETSSMNAQPHIPDELSEACEILVSYLKRTQKSSLDHLRPFEYIQKSSKLSIDANSMRNLELVQSIRNGSKEGTLFWLLDETSTAMGARKLRIWIHQPLADRAAIEDRLMIVSDLIEDYFLRDDLKASLKEVYDLERLSGRISMGSASGRDLAQLRNSLRRVPHLKNALQQSGHERLQRFAKQIDPCSEVLDLLEASIAENPPLSVKEGGIIKDGYHEKLDQYRDASRNGKEWLAGLEREERERTGIKNLKIGYNRIFGYFIEITKSNIHLADLSRYERKQTLANAERYITSELKEKEDLILNAEAEGQELEYTLFCDVRDEMKNHIRRVQQLAGVLSELDVLLSFAEVSEKQRFVRPQFHDGRALEIKNGRHPVVEKMMDHSLYVPNSCKLTEEANMLLITGPNMSGKSTFMRQVALTVIMAQIGCYVPCESAILPVTDQIFTRIGAADDLASGQSTFMMEMMESKYAIANATENSLLLFDEIGRGTSTYDGMSLAQAMMEFIHDEIGANTLFSTHYHELTKLDLALERLVNVHVAAMEQEGRVVFLHKVMAGPADKSYGIHVAQLAGLPDTIVVRAKELLDVFESGEQAAAATAASEQLTFFDLQEEPDPMSELDKSVLNQMKQIDLMNLTPMQAMNLILDWQKQLDSGNKAD; from the coding sequence ATGACTACATATACACCGATGATACAACAATATTTACAAGTGAAAGCCGAATATGAAGATGCATTTCTCTTTTTCCGTTTAGGAGACTTCTATGAGCTGTTCTTCAACGACGCTATAGAAGCATCCAATATTCTTGAAATTACTTTGACGAGCAGGGATGGAGGGAGTACGGACAAAATTCCGATGTGCGGAGTGCCTTTCCATTCAGCTGAGGGTTATATTGAGACATTGGTTCGCAAAGGCCATAAAGTGGCCATCTGTGAACAGACGGAAGACCCGAGGGTTGCGAAAGGGATTGTGAAACGGGAAGTCGTGAAAGTGGTCACTCCGGGAACAATTACGGAAGGCAAATCTCTAGATGCCAATGCGAATCATTTTATCGGGGCTGCTGACCAGTTGGATGAACGACGTTATGCGCTAGCCTATGTGGACTTAGCGACCGGTGAAGGAAAGGCTGAAATCGTCTCTGGGGATGAACGGACATTGATCGGAGAAATTGAAGCGCTCGGAATGAAGGAAATAGTTGTAAGGGAACGATTGCACATCACCTTGAATGAGTGGATGGCAAAAAGGGATATTGTCCTCTCAATGGAAAATGGAGACGCTGAAACAAGCTCGATGAACGCTCAACCGCATATTCCTGACGAATTAAGCGAGGCGTGTGAAATTCTTGTTTCTTATTTGAAACGCACTCAAAAGTCCTCTTTGGATCATTTGCGTCCATTTGAATATATACAGAAATCCAGCAAGCTATCGATTGATGCCAACTCGATGCGAAATCTCGAGCTTGTCCAATCGATCCGCAATGGAAGCAAGGAAGGAACGCTTTTCTGGCTATTGGATGAGACATCAACGGCGATGGGTGCAAGGAAATTAAGAATATGGATCCATCAGCCTCTTGCCGACAGGGCTGCAATTGAGGACAGGCTTATGATCGTGTCCGATTTAATTGAAGATTACTTTCTTCGTGATGACCTGAAAGCATCCTTGAAGGAAGTATACGACCTTGAACGATTGTCGGGAAGAATCTCTATGGGAAGTGCTAGTGGAAGGGATCTTGCTCAGCTGCGAAACTCACTGCGACGTGTACCTCATTTGAAAAATGCCCTCCAGCAGTCCGGCCACGAGCGACTGCAACGATTCGCTAAACAGATTGATCCGTGTTCAGAAGTACTCGATCTTTTGGAGGCGTCCATTGCAGAAAATCCACCACTTTCTGTCAAAGAAGGCGGCATCATTAAAGACGGCTATCATGAAAAGCTCGATCAGTATAGGGATGCTTCTAGAAATGGAAAGGAATGGCTTGCGGGACTCGAGCGCGAGGAACGTGAGCGTACGGGTATTAAAAATCTGAAAATCGGTTACAACCGCATTTTCGGCTATTTCATTGAAATTACGAAATCCAATATCCATCTGGCGGATTTAAGCCGCTATGAGCGCAAGCAGACGCTTGCCAATGCAGAGCGCTATATCACTTCCGAGTTGAAGGAGAAGGAAGATTTGATCCTCAACGCCGAGGCGGAAGGCCAGGAACTGGAATACACCCTTTTCTGCGATGTGCGTGATGAAATGAAAAACCATATTCGTAGAGTGCAACAATTGGCTGGCGTCCTCTCAGAGCTTGATGTACTCCTATCTTTCGCGGAAGTGTCAGAAAAGCAGCGGTTCGTCAGGCCGCAATTCCATGACGGTCGGGCATTGGAAATTAAAAACGGAAGACACCCCGTCGTAGAGAAGATGATGGATCATTCATTATACGTGCCGAACAGCTGCAAATTGACCGAAGAGGCAAACATGCTTCTCATCACCGGTCCGAATATGTCCGGTAAAAGTACATTCATGCGGCAAGTCGCCTTGACGGTCATCATGGCTCAAATCGGCTGTTACGTGCCTTGCGAGTCTGCAATCCTTCCTGTGACAGACCAGATTTTCACGAGGATCGGAGCAGCAGACGATCTTGCATCCGGCCAAAGTACGTTCATGATGGAAATGATGGAATCTAAATATGCCATTGCAAATGCAACCGAGAACAGCTTGCTTCTCTTTGATGAAATCGGGAGAGGAACATCGACGTACGACGGAATGTCGCTTGCACAGGCGATGATGGAATTCATCCATGATGAAATTGGAGCGAACACGTTATTTTCAACACATTACCATGAACTCACAAAACTAGACTTGGCATTGGAAAGACTCGTGAATGTCCATGTCGCGGCTATGGAGCAAGAAGGGAGAGTCGTCTTCCTTCACAAAGTGATGGCGGGTCCGGCGGATAAAAGCTACGGCATCCACGTTGCCCAGTTGGCCGGTCTTCCGGATACGATCGTAGTTCGCGCCAAAGAGCTGCTCGATGTTTTTGAAAGCGGAGAACAGGCAGCTGCAGCGACTGCGGCATCAGAGCAATTGACGTTTTTCGATTTGCAGGAGGAACCAGATCCGATGTCGGAATTGGATAAATCCGTATTAAACCAGATGAAACAGATAGATTTAATGAACTTGACGCCGATGCAAGCGATGAACTTGATCCTTGATTGGCAGAAACAATTAGATTCGGGTAATAAAGCAGACTGA
- the hfq gene encoding RNA chaperone Hfq produces the protein MSQGNMQETFLNSLRKNNTFVTVFLLNGFQLKGLIKSYDNYTVLLESDGKQQLIYKHAISTYVPAKPVVLKDEE, from the coding sequence ATGTCACAAGGTAACATGCAAGAAACATTTTTGAACTCATTACGGAAAAATAACACGTTCGTCACTGTATTCCTATTGAATGGTTTTCAGTTGAAAGGTCTTATCAAATCATATGATAATTACACCGTTCTATTGGAATCGGACGGCAAGCAGCAATTGATCTACAAGCATGCAATTTCGACGTATGTGCCTGCAAAACCTGTAGTGTTAAAGGATGAGGAATAA